The region NNACTATTTGTCTGTTTTATTTATACAGGTTCTTAGGACGTTTGGCTTCGGTAGCTTTCGAGTACTCCGAGATTTTCGGAAGAATCCTCAAGCTCGATAGTTTTAAACTGGGTGCTCCGCACAGGTTTCCACGCGCCTACGCTCCGTTCGCCTGAAGGGAGCGGCTCACTACTCTACGGCGCGGCCGAAAGTCTTCTCTTGATGTCCGCATACGTCCCACCCTTTCTGTCATTCCTGCGAAAGCAGGAATCCATGCTTTGCAAACATGCCAGGCGGTCTATGTTATTCTATAAGCATGAAAAAAGCCCTTGTTGAAGCAAGGGCTCATAACCTCTTCTAAGAAGAGGTATCTTTTATGTCGAGGTGTTTTATTATGTCAAAGAATCCCCACAAAGATCAAACTCCATCTGAGTCAAACAAGAAATTAAGTCTCATTAAGGGTAATGACAACGGTGGTAATTTTGAAGATGGGTATGCTTATATTCCAACTGTTGTATTTGATGCGATTAGTAACAGTACTGGTCTTAGCGAAGCTGAATCACTAATAATATATGCTCTTGTGAGGGCAAATTATGGCCGCCCAAGCATAATTGCCAAATATCTTACTCTGAAAGACATGACGCATATCGATGGTATCACGATATTTCGTAATATTAGATCGCTAATCGAAAAAAACATTATCATCAGAATAGGTATAGGTTCTACCTGTCACTTTAAAATCAACGAAGATATAAGTATGTGGCAATGTTGGCCCGCACTTTTTCAAGAGTTCAAGTTTTCAGGGATAACTCTTGCTGAATTTGCCAGGGTAACAGAACTAAGCAAATCTCATCTGAAAGAAGGCTTTAAGCCGTTCCTGGATGCTCAGGAAGACAAATTAAGGGAGTAGCTCCGACAACAACGCTAAGATATATATCTCGATGGCCACCGTCGTCACCACCTATTGTCCACCCTTTCTGTCATTCCTGCGAAAGCAGGAATCCATAGCACCTTAAAAAAAGTAAGGAAATATTTCAATATGTAACCAATATGTAACGGGCCATATGGTATATTGTTTGAATGGTATATTGCTTGCACACACACACACACACACACAAAGTTTTATATATAGTATTTTTGCTTCCTGGCTTCAAAGCGAGGGATTTTAATTGAGGTGATTCTTATTCACCAAATTTTCTGACCAAACGGCCAGGTGCGATAAATGNNNNNNNNNNNNNNNNNNNNNNNNNNNNNNNNNNNNNNNNNNNNNNNNNNNNNNNNNNNNNNNNNNNNNNNNNNNNNNNNNNNNNNNNTGAAGGCCCCTGCTGGAAACAGGAGCCTTTGACCCATCCTTGATGGGTATATCTCAATATAAGGTGGTTATATTATGACACCTCCACGTTCACAAAATCAATCCTCAAGAAAAGCTCTTCCTATCAATTCCAAAAAGCGAGAACCAGGTTCATTTTTTTTGTTTCCATATAAGGTTATCGAAGCTCTTTATAGTCGCGATGTATCACCGGACCTTTCAAAGTATGAAATGCGTATCTTCCTTTTCATAGTTCGTGTAACAATGGGCTGGAATAGAGCATATGCTAAGGTTTCATTTAAAGAACTCTCAGAAAATACA is a window of Nitrospirota bacterium DNA encoding:
- a CDS encoding replication protein; translated protein: MTPPRSQNQSSRKALPINSKKREPGSFFLFPYKVIEALYSRDVSPDLSKYEMRIFLFIVRVTMGWNRAYAKVSFKELSENTQIDRRSCQRSLSNLLKKNMVLKKGGGPGAPTYYGINEDISKWID